GTGGCGATGTGTTTACCGTCAGGGCTCCACGCAATCACGAGTGATGAGCCTATCCATTCCAATCGACGGACGGCTTCCGACTGTTGCGGGTCCCACAGCGTGACACCCCCGTAGGCAATCGAGGCAAGTTGTCTTACACGCGGTTTCCACTGGAGATCAGAAATCGTGCTCTGATGGTCGGGATATTCGCGAACAAGATCGCCGATAGCGTTCCAGAGTTTCAGCTTACGCCCGGCGGCAGAGGCGAGTATCGGTTCTTTGCCGCCACTCCAAGATAGGCACTCAACCCAGGCGGCACCCCCGTCAAGCGAATGGGTCACTTCGCCACTTGTCATATCCCACAACCGAATTTTCCCATCCTGTCCTGCGCTGGCAAGCACCTTGCTGTCTGGCCGCCATGCGATTGACATTGTGCCGAATTCATGCCCTTTGAAGGCATGGATAACTGCTTGACGATGCCCTTCAAAAATTGTCACCGGACCGAGAACCGACGCGGCAGCGATGTATCTCCCATCAGGGGACCACGCCAGATCAATGACGTGGTCGCTGAGGGTTGCGTTCCAATTTTCGCGCAGTTGAGAGGGCTGAAACAAGCGGTTGCTCAGGTTGCTCAAGCGAGACATGCTTCAAACCCCTCAGTCAATTCGGCCCGGTCGAGGTTGCGCCCGATGAAGATGAGGCTATTGTAGCGCGGTTCACCACCCCACGGGCGGTCGGGGCGGCCATCGAAGAGCATATGAACACCTTGGAAGACGAATCGGTTTGGCTGCCCCTTGATGCTCAGAATACCTTTCATGCGGAAAATGTCGATACCTTTTGTCCGAAGCAGATCGCTAATCCAATCGTTCAGCCGGTCGGGGTCGAGGTCACCGGGGGTTGTGATGCCGACCGATGTGACTTCGTCATCATGTTCATGGTCTGGCTTAAATTCGCGTTCGACAGCTGGCTTGACAAGGGTGCCGCTGCCAAAGAGTTGTGCTTGAAATTCATCGGGGTGATGCTCGGTAAACAGCGCGTAAGCCCCCGGGCGTTCGATCTGCACGTCGAAACGTAATTCGTCCGCTGTGAGATTTAACGCAATGAGTTGCCCACTCGGTTGAAGGGTGCCACCCGCCGAAAGTTCATACTCATCATCGGAGAAAACCATAACGACTGGCTCAACAGCGTCCTCCAAAGCTTCATCGGTTGACGCATTTACGGGCACCAACGCGACTTTCATCGCCGGGTCAGGACCTTCTTGGAGAACCAGTTCATGCGTGCCTGCCGAAAGGTCATAAACACCAGCCCATTCAAACGGATACTCCGGTTCCATAAACTGTGGGTCAACCTCCATCGCCCGGTCAAGATCGAATCCACCAACATTGAGAATCTTGTCCATTTCAACCACGGCGTCTTTCGTTCGATAAATCTTCGCTGCAGCGTTCATGCTGCGAATTCTGGCTTCCAGTTGCTCTAACTCTTCCTCGGTTACAAGGTCAATCTTGTTCAACAAAATGACATCGGCAAAGGCAATCTGTTCACGCGCCTCATCGCTGTCATCGATGTGCTGCCAGATGTGTTTGGCATCAACCAGCGTCGTGACGGAATCCAGTTGCAGTTTCTCCTGCATTTCGGTGTCCATAAAGAACGTCTGAGCAACGGGCCCGGGGTCCGCAAGCCCTGTGGTTTCGACCATGATGTAGTCGAACTTATCGCGACGCTTCATCAGATTCCCCAAAATACGGATGAGATCACCGCGCACCGTGCAGCAGATGCAACCGTTGTTCATCTCAAAGATCTCTTCTTCGGCACCGATGACCAAATCATTATCGACACCGATCTCGCCGAACTCGTTTTCGATGACGGCGATACGTTTGCCATGGTTTTCGGTGAGAATGCGGTTGAGAAGCGTGGTTTTACCAGACCCCAAAAAGCCCGTCAACACGGTGACGGGGACTTGATTGTTTAGCATGGCTGTGTTCATCTTTCTCTCCTTGTAGAATTTAGTCAGCGGTCAAGCTAACGATGTCCGTCTGATCCACATCCGCCAGCGGTTTGTGAATCTTGTATTGCCGGGGCTTTCCCGGCGTCTCCAGGATTGCAATGACCGTTTCAATAGGCGGGCAGCCCTCTTCGGTGCATTGCAACTGAGTAATCATCACGGAGATGTCTTCTGATAGGTCAAAGACTTCGGAGACCCACGATTTGACTTGGACGAGTTGCTGTGGGTCACTCTCTTTTTGCGAATTTAAAAAATTCAGCACTGTTGTATAGCCTCCTTTAAACCGTCTGTCATCAAGCTCGTATCAATGTAGCAACGCTGTACGACAGGAGCCTGCCCAACGAACACTTGCCACTGTGAAGCCTTGTAACTCACGGTTCGCTTATTTTTTTTCAACCCCGAACGAGGGAGATCGAAACCGATCAAAACGGTGACTATCAAAGGCTGCAGGCAACGGAAGTAGTGCATCTGTTCGCGCCATGGCTTCCGCCCAATCCACGAGTCGCGCATAGTGTCGATGGAGTTTTATCTGTCCTAACCACACAACACCGTGCGGTGATGTGATACAGATGACATTTGCGAGATCGCACGGACCGAGACAGCCTTCGCTGATTGTCAATGTTATTGAAGCCGACAGCCGCCTGTTCCGCCACTCCTGTTTGAGCCACTCGACCGGTACAGATGGTTTCCGTTTCTCTGTCACGCCACAACAACAACCCTTACAGACGAGTATATGCACTAAGACACGCCGCCTTGATGCCAGTTTGGGCGGCGATTCGATTCCATCTGCTCTCATTTAAATCTTCGGTGTGGAAACCCCTACCTTCAGGTTGGGGAGGAACACCGCTCCTTTTATATTATGAATGTGTGTATGGAAACTCGTATGAATAGTAAAGGATATGATTGAGTTTCCTATACACACAACGTATGATAAAAGCAGGTTACCCTGCCAAACGCCTCTTTCGAGGGTATATGTTTCCCCATCCGGATCACAGTATCCGAGAGGAATCAGACTTGGGGAGCATCCGAAACATCGTGCTGGTTGCCACACCAAGATACTGCGATATATTACGGTAGTCAATGAGGGGTCTCCCTCACCCTACCTATAGCCTTGGAAACCGGCGTATGGGACAAGCCTCGCCCTTTAGGGCGGGGTCACTGACCCCTTTTTCCAGTGTGTTACACTCCTGCGAATATACAGATTCATCACTACCCAATGACATTCAAGGGTAGTGATGAATTTTCTCGGCACTTATTTCAAAATAACCATCCGCTTCATTTGATAGAAAGACGGCGTGGACAACCGGTAGAAATAAACACCACTTGAAACCGGTTCACCCACATCATTTCGACCATCCCAATAGGCAGCACGTGCCCGGCCTTGATAGAAACCCGCTGACTTGAAGCCAAGCGAAAGCGTTCGCACCAATCGCCCTGTCGTATCGTAAATTGATAGCGTCACAGGGGCTGACTCCGAAAGGTGATAAGGTATCCACGTTTCGGGATTGAACGGGTTGGGATAATTCTGCAACAGTAGGCTCTGGTTGGGTATACCAATCCCCTCAAGTGTAATAGGGAGAACAGCGTTTGCAAGTGCCTCTGGCGTCACGACGAAACTTAGCTTCTCCGAAGCAATCTCTCCGGTTGCATCCGCAACAGTGACTTCCAGAGTGTCGCCAACTTGGACGACGCTCTGGCGGGAGAGATCAGCGGTCGCTGCGGCAAAGTAGCCGTCTCGCACACGATTCGTCATAATAGCGTTCGTCCGCAGGTTTCGTACAGTGACCAGATAGCCTTCAAGGTCCTGCACACCTTCCAATTGCCCACTGACAACGAATGCCCAAGTGCTACTTGGCGTGTCAATTGATCTTGCGATCGGTGCTGCAGAAACTTGCGGTTGATTGGTCCACGGTGCCCCGACAAAGGCAACCTGTCGGGCGTGCGGCACGTTGACGATGTATCCCTTTGCCCCTTCAATCAGGAACCCGTTGTGTGGTGCATCCGGTGTCCAGCCAACGAACTTTTGGTTGACATCATCAAGCTTAATTACCGCCGTTGCGCCAACCATCTCCGCCAGTGACCGAGCGTCCATCGGCGTGCGAGGTTTCAGCGGTGAGGAGATCATGTTCAAGCCTTTGGAGAGAGAAGCGTAGTAGACCTGGCTGAAGTCCTCTCCGTCTGTAGGCATTGGAGTGGCAATGAAGCCGTGAGTCTGCTCTTCGCCGTTTTCGGAGTGAATTTCAAACCAGCCGACAATGACACCATCATCGTTAATGGCTTGTGCAATGGTCCATTCTGCGCCGGGAATCCCGAATAGGTGAAACTCGCCCTCTGGAGTACGTAGAAATCCCTGTATTTCAGAGAAATCAAGCGGCGCAGTGTGACCAACAATCCTGCCATGGTTGTCGATGTCATCGGGGAGCGTATGCCGCTCTGCGTCAATGGACAAAGTTGTGAACTCGCCATCCTCGTAAATTAGCCCATCAATAAACTCTGTTGGTGTAAATCCTGATTCAGGTAGATTCCAACCTGCCATCACACCGGCGTTATTGATACCCCGAAAAACATTGCCGCCAACACCGCTCGAAGAGGGAACTTGCACGAAAGTCCCGTCCGGTTCGCGAAGAAGACTGGTGATGACGATGTCGTTTTCTGTTGGGAAATCGAAATGATACGAAGTGAGCTGACCGAGGTCGTTGATGCCCCACGCGAAGTTATCGGCTGCACCCGGATTGACTGTGATAAACATACCGTCCGGTTCTCTCAGAAATCCGTGCTGCACGCCATCCGCGTCTTTATACCGACCCGTGATTTGGCCGGATGCATTGATCCCGAATGCCCGTGTGTCTGTTGCACCTTCTGGGGCAATCGTCTCAAAGACACCGTTTTTGAGCCAGAATCCTTTCCGAACAGCGTTTGCATCCACATAGCTCCCGACGATGTCTCCGGCGTTGTTGATACCGAAAAGCTCTGTCTCCGACGCACCTGCGAACGGTACATCGACGACCTCAATATGATACGGTACACCTATTGTCAAGTGTATGCCATCTGTGGGGAGGTCGGCGACATGCTCATGGCTGTGGTCCGCGTCATGTGCTGGCGCGGGTCCCAGTGGTGCAACCCAATTTAAGGCTGCCATATTCACTGGCTGCCCCTCGACAGAAAATGTCCTGCTGACGGATACTGTGTCAAGGTCAACCTCAAGAATCTCACCGGTATTGGGATCGCTGACATAGGCGAACCCACTACCGACAGTCAGCGCGGGACGGAGACCTTCCGCATCACTGAAATCTGCAACCACTTGTGTCGATCCGAGCAACGTCCAATCGCTTGGGTTGAACACCTGCAACAGACCGTCAACGGTCAGCACTGCTAACTTATCGCCATGTTCCTTCTCAAAACCGAAACCTCTATAGGCTGCTGGCAGTTGCTGAATGTCGTTCGGATCAATTTCGGTCGAAGCAGGATAGATACGGACGAGGGCTCTGTAGCCCGGGTCCGGGCGGCTACCGTAATTACCGATGACAAACGGCTGGGCGTGATGAGAACTGATGATGCTCGTTCGCAAGCCGTCAGGATAAGCGATCTTGTGTGCGGAGAACAGGCCGGTCACTGGGTCGTGGGTCATCACTAAAACGCCACCATCCCCTGTGCCGTCCTCACGTTTCTCATTACAGCCGGCAATGAAATGTTCGCCGACTATCGTTTCACCGTGCATACCGAGGCAGGATGCTTGGAAATCTTCCTTGTCGTTGAACGTTTGAAGGATATTTCCCTGTTCATCAACGACCGCAAAGCCGCTCGGAAGTGAGCCGAACTCACGGTCCGGATCGGGGAGCGAGAAAATTGTCTTTCCACCGTGCACCGGGGCTCCGGCACCGTGCTGCTGCGCCGAGGTCAATATGAGTGTGTCCGGGTTGGGTAAGAACAGGTCTTCCTCGCGCACGGTGACG
This region of Candidatus Poribacteria bacterium genomic DNA includes:
- a CDS encoding (2Fe-2S) ferredoxin domain-containing protein, giving the protein MRADGIESPPKLASRRRVLVHILVCKGCCCGVTEKRKPSVPVEWLKQEWRNRRLSASITLTISEGCLGPCDLANVICITSPHGVVWLGQIKLHRHYARLVDWAEAMARTDALLPLPAAFDSHRFDRFRSPSFGVEKK
- a CDS encoding T9SS type A sorting domain-containing protein, producing MRATLALLMFLMSCSIISMQAIAQEYDEHDEPLGRLLVADGETGLLQLIELDNGEVIETFMVEGSARVYTTESGRIAVAIQTGANSVNFIDSGLYLEEHGDHFDKEKGVPSLLPFNLTGELVNSQRPIHFVSHEGRINIHFDGNFGEGVDSKNVTVREEDLFLPNPDTLILTSAQQHGAGAPVHGGKTIFSLPDPDREFGSLPSGFAVVDEQGNILQTFNDKEDFQASCLGMHGETIVGEHFIAGCNEKREDGTGDGGVLVMTHDPVTGLFSAHKIAYPDGLRTSIISSHHAQPFVIGNYGSRPDPGYRALVRIYPASTEIDPNDIQQLPAAYRGFGFEKEHGDKLAVLTVDGLLQVFNPSDWTLLGSTQVVADFSDAEGLRPALTVGSGFAYVSDPNTGEILEVDLDTVSVSRTFSVEGQPVNMAALNWVAPLGPAPAHDADHSHEHVADLPTDGIHLTIGVPYHIEVVDVPFAGASETELFGINNAGDIVGSYVDANAVRKGFWLKNGVFETIAPEGATDTRAFGINASGQITGRYKDADGVQHGFLREPDGMFITVNPGAADNFAWGINDLGQLTSYHFDFPTENDIVITSLLREPDGTFVQVPSSSGVGGNVFRGINNAGVMAGWNLPESGFTPTEFIDGLIYEDGEFTTLSIDAERHTLPDDIDNHGRIVGHTAPLDFSEIQGFLRTPEGEFHLFGIPGAEWTIAQAINDDGVIVGWFEIHSENGEEQTHGFIATPMPTDGEDFSQVYYASLSKGLNMISSPLKPRTPMDARSLAEMVGATAVIKLDDVNQKFVGWTPDAPHNGFLIEGAKGYIVNVPHARQVAFVGAPWTNQPQVSAAPIARSIDTPSSTWAFVVSGQLEGVQDLEGYLVTVRNLRTNAIMTNRVRDGYFAAATADLSRQSVVQVGDTLEVTVADATGEIASEKLSFVVTPEALANAVLPITLEGIGIPNQSLLLQNYPNPFNPETWIPYHLSESAPVTLSIYDTTGRLVRTLSLGFKSAGFYQGRARAAYWDGRNDVGEPVSSGVYFYRLSTPSFYQMKRMVILK
- a CDS encoding GTP-binding protein, with protein sequence MLNNQVPVTVLTGFLGSGKTTLLNRILTENHGKRIAVIENEFGEIGVDNDLVIGAEEEIFEMNNGCICCTVRGDLIRILGNLMKRRDKFDYIMVETTGLADPGPVAQTFFMDTEMQEKLQLDSVTTLVDAKHIWQHIDDSDEAREQIAFADVILLNKIDLVTEEELEQLEARIRSMNAAAKIYRTKDAVVEMDKILNVGGFDLDRAMEVDPQFMEPEYPFEWAGVYDLSAGTHELVLQEGPDPAMKVALVPVNASTDEALEDAVEPVVMVFSDDEYELSAGGTLQPSGQLIALNLTADELRFDVQIERPGAYALFTEHHPDEFQAQLFGSGTLVKPAVEREFKPDHEHDDEVTSVGITTPGDLDPDRLNDWISDLLRTKGIDIFRMKGILSIKGQPNRFVFQGVHMLFDGRPDRPWGGEPRYNSLIFIGRNLDRAELTEGFEACLA
- a CDS encoding WD40 repeat domain-containing protein, giving the protein MSRLSNLSNRLFQPSQLRENWNATLSDHVIDLAWSPDGRYIAAASVLGPVTIFEGHRQAVIHAFKGHEFGTMSIAWRPDSKVLASAGQDGKIRLWDMTSGEVTHSLDGGAAWVECLSWSGGKEPILASAAGRKLKLWNAIGDLVREYPDHQSTISDLQWKPRVRQLASIAYGGVTLWDPQQSEAVRRLEWIGSSLVIAWSPDGKHIATGDQDSTVHFWIMSTGEDLQMSGYPTKVRELSWDATSRYLATGGGQEVIVWDCSGRGPADTKPITLSGHQDFLSVLRFQHRGKLLASGGADGLVYVWQLRGRISSVVVYEAALAAGVTSLVWSPSDQHIAVGDESGGVSVFSIT